A portion of the Cellulophaga algicola DSM 14237 genome contains these proteins:
- a CDS encoding ATP-dependent Clp protease adaptor ClpS codes for MSTKEKILEDLLLEEETQKQNEIVLFNDEVNTFDHVIETLIGVCDHTPEQAEQCSIIVHHNGKCTVKTGDYEDLKPRCTKLLQAGLSAEIV; via the coding sequence ATGAGCACGAAGGAAAAGATCTTAGAAGATTTACTTTTAGAAGAAGAAACCCAAAAACAAAACGAAATTGTTTTGTTTAATGATGAGGTAAATACATTTGATCATGTCATTGAAACTTTAATTGGTGTTTGTGATCATACTCCTGAGCAAGCAGAACAATGCTCAATTATTGTGCACCATAATGGAAAATGTACCGTAAAAACAGGTGATTATGAAGACCTAAAACCACGCTGTACGAAACTATTACAAGCAGGGCTTAGTGCCGAAATTGTATAA
- a CDS encoding M57 family metalloprotease, translating to MKKRDLTIIAMSLLLVASSCEKEKENDLLVPEASVENVEQEKLQITDEVTSVFKNNYYNVNEIDVIDFMLPDGSMEERFQLENDILFSAEQFKSLSEIDIKSAKNYHTTNLVSPRTLTIIGYTGGQNALSTKEQTALQYAVSNYNALNLSIRFTLTFGTSYDDKDMVVYLNPSESGAGGSAGFPSNGNPNKFVQIYGLSNYDVNVIEHVITHEIGHSVGFRHTDWFSRQSCGQNTNEGTAGVGAIPVPGTPSAYDPTSIMLACFSSNEDGEFNNNDITALNYLY from the coding sequence ATGAAAAAACGCGATTTAACTATTATTGCTATGTCACTTTTATTAGTGGCTAGTTCATGTGAAAAAGAGAAAGAAAACGACCTTCTGGTGCCAGAAGCTAGTGTAGAAAATGTTGAACAAGAAAAGCTACAAATTACTGATGAAGTAACAAGTGTTTTTAAAAACAACTACTATAATGTTAACGAAATTGACGTTATAGATTTTATGCTTCCTGATGGTTCAATGGAGGAGCGATTTCAATTAGAGAATGATATCTTATTTTCTGCAGAACAGTTTAAAAGTTTATCAGAAATTGATATTAAAAGCGCTAAAAATTACCATACCACTAATTTAGTTAGTCCTAGGACCTTAACAATTATTGGGTACACTGGAGGTCAAAATGCCTTGTCAACCAAAGAGCAAACTGCTTTGCAATACGCTGTTAGTAATTACAATGCTTTAAATTTAAGTATTCGTTTTACCTTAACATTTGGGACATCTTATGATGATAAAGATATGGTAGTTTACCTTAACCCTAGCGAATCAGGTGCAGGTGGTTCTGCGGGATTTCCTAGTAATGGAAATCCAAATAAATTTGTTCAGATTTACGGCTTAAGCAATTATGATGTAAATGTTATTGAGCATGTAATTACGCATGAGATTGGTCATTCTGTTGGTTTCAGACATACAGATTGGTTTAGTCGTCAAAGTTGCGGTCAGAATACAAATGAAGGAACAGCAGGAGTGGGCGCTATACCAGTACCAGGAACACCATCTGCTTATGATCCTACATCTATTATGTTAGCATGTTTTAGCTCAAATGAAGATGGTGAGTTTAATAATAATGACATTACAGCATTAAACTATCTTTATTAA
- the prmA gene encoding 50S ribosomal protein L11 methyltransferase, producing MEKENNYIEYTFRVAPLQPASDILIAELGEVLFESFLETEEGVLAYIKKEDWSDTILNNVTILDNDIFKIEYDFKEIEQENWNATWEQNFNAIQVDEKCVVRAPFHEKPEVEYDIVIEPKMSFGTGHHETTHMMLQHILDTDFKGKSVLDMGSGTGVLAILAAKKGASTIDAIDIDNWCYLNALENVERNDCSHINVYEGDVNLLKNKSYDIIIANINRNILLEDISEYSKCLKVNGTLFLSGFYAEDIPTISAKCKEHHLEFTSNLSRNNWVAAVYRKC from the coding sequence ATGGAAAAAGAGAATAATTACATAGAGTATACTTTTAGAGTAGCGCCATTACAGCCAGCGTCAGATATATTAATAGCAGAATTAGGAGAGGTCTTATTTGAAAGCTTTTTAGAAACCGAAGAGGGAGTCTTAGCATATATCAAAAAAGAGGATTGGTCAGATACTATTCTTAATAATGTCACTATTTTGGATAATGATATTTTTAAAATTGAGTATGATTTTAAAGAAATAGAACAGGAGAATTGGAACGCAACTTGGGAACAGAATTTTAATGCTATTCAGGTAGATGAAAAATGTGTAGTACGTGCACCTTTTCATGAAAAACCGGAAGTGGAGTATGATATTGTAATCGAGCCGAAAATGAGTTTCGGTACCGGTCATCATGAAACTACACATATGATGTTGCAACATATATTAGATACAGATTTTAAAGGAAAATCTGTTCTAGATATGGGAAGTGGTACAGGAGTTTTGGCTATTTTGGCGGCAAAAAAAGGAGCTAGTACAATAGACGCTATAGATATAGACAATTGGTGCTATTTAAATGCATTAGAAAATGTAGAGCGTAATGATTGTAGTCATATAAATGTATACGAAGGCGATGTTAATCTTTTAAAGAATAAAAGTTATGATATCATCATAGCGAATATAAATAGAAACATTCTACTAGAAGATATTTCTGAATATTCAAAGTGTTTAAAAGTGAATGGGACCCTGTTTTTAAGTGGTTTTTATGCAGAAGATATTCCCACAATATCAGCCAAGTGTAAAGAACATCATTTGGAGTTTACCTCTAATTTGAGTAGAAATAATTGGGTTGCTGCCGTTTATCGAAAATGTTAA